From a region of the Janthinobacterium sp. 61 genome:
- a CDS encoding ATPase domain-containing protein, with product MNKVTIHRLETGVPGLDELLGGGIPEFSFNLVAGTPGSGKTTLAHQIMFSLATPERKALFFTVLGEPPLKMLRYQQQFPFFDVDKINESIKFVNLSADLLEGDFDRVLARIAEEVEAFSPSLVFVDSFRSVVQSAKAMDAGPAGLQNFVQQLGAQMTSWLATTFLIGEYLAPEAESSAVFTVADGILWLSQLVHRDAMVRKIQVVKMRGQAQSLGVHTFRINDDGVEIFPRAVLKTSGMGKVSISGNERLSMGVPELDRMMGGGLPAGYSLLLVGPSGSGKTVLATQFLTEGVRCGEPGVIAAFEKSPNQLLSHQLNTLVDSGQIGVINTRTLDLSLDEILHDLVSMITRMKAKRVVIDSLSGFEMALASMFREDFRESLYRLVAALTDMGVSVLMTAELEDQYTMLRFSSYGNAFLADAIVMQRYIELEGQFKRVVSVVKVRGSGHSKDIRFYDIDAEGLKIGTALSQYQGILSGEPYRA from the coding sequence ATGAACAAAGTCACCATCCATCGCCTGGAAACTGGCGTGCCGGGACTGGACGAACTGCTGGGCGGCGGAATACCGGAGTTTTCTTTCAATCTGGTGGCGGGCACGCCAGGCAGCGGCAAGACGACGCTGGCGCACCAGATCATGTTTTCCCTCGCCACGCCGGAACGCAAGGCGCTGTTTTTCACGGTCCTGGGCGAGCCACCGCTGAAGATGCTGCGCTATCAGCAGCAGTTTCCCTTCTTCGATGTGGATAAGATCAACGAGTCGATCAAATTCGTCAATCTGTCGGCTGACTTGCTGGAAGGCGATTTCGACCGCGTGCTGGCGCGCATCGCCGAAGAGGTCGAGGCGTTCTCGCCCAGCCTCGTCTTCGTCGACTCGTTCCGCTCCGTGGTGCAGTCGGCCAAGGCCATGGACGCGGGCCCAGCCGGCCTGCAGAATTTCGTGCAGCAACTGGGCGCGCAAATGACCAGCTGGCTGGCCACGACCTTCCTGATCGGCGAATACCTGGCGCCCGAGGCCGAGTCCAGCGCCGTGTTCACGGTCGCCGACGGCATCCTGTGGCTGTCGCAGCTCGTGCACCGCGACGCCATGGTGCGCAAGATCCAGGTGGTCAAGATGCGCGGACAGGCGCAAAGCCTGGGCGTGCATACCTTCCGCATCAATGATGATGGGGTGGAAATTTTTCCCCGCGCGGTGCTGAAGACAAGCGGCATGGGGAAGGTCAGCATTTCCGGCAATGAACGCCTGTCGATGGGCGTGCCGGAGCTCGACCGGATGATGGGCGGCGGCTTGCCGGCCGGCTATTCGCTGCTGCTGGTGGGGCCGTCCGGTTCCGGCAAGACCGTGCTGGCCACGCAATTTCTCACGGAAGGCGTGCGCTGCGGCGAGCCTGGCGTCATCGCCGCCTTCGAGAAAAGCCCGAACCAGCTGCTCAGCCATCAATTGAACACCCTCGTCGATTCCGGCCAGATCGGCGTGATCAACACGCGCACGCTCGACCTGTCGCTCGATGAAATCCTGCACGACCTGGTGAGCATGATCACGCGCATGAAGGCCAAGCGCGTGGTGATTGACTCGCTGTCCGGCTTTGAAATGGCGCTGGCCTCCATGTTCCGCGAGGACTTCCGCGAATCGCTGTACCGCCTGGTGGCGGCCTTGACGGACATGGGCGTGTCCGTGCTGATGACGGCCGAGCTGGAAGACCAGTACACCATGTTGCGCTTCAGTTCCTACGGCAACGCCTTCCTGGCCGACGCCATCGTCATGCAGCGCTATATCGAGCTCGAAGGCCAGTTCAAGCGCGTCGTGTCGGTGGTGAAGGTGCGCGGCAGCGGCCACAGCAAGGATATCCGTTTCTACGATATCGACGCCGAAGGCTTGAAGATCGGCACCGCCCTCAGCCAGTACCAGGGCATCCTGTCGGGCGAGCCTTATCGGGCCTAG
- a CDS encoding sensor histidine kinase KdpD, with amino-acid sequence MKLSRFISGHLEPILEEWELFARSLPIPGTAISKAELRDHAKQMLETIVRDMDVIENAAQRKKKSTTGVSEITGKETAAATHGSLRQQIGFTLPQLTAEFRAMRASVLRLWMAQVSVTSKTATLDILRFNEAIDQALQESAIRYSQQSDRTRNTFLAILSHDLRSPLSTMTMAGALLSRPSASASSTVQIGARVARSAATMTTMVNDLLEFARTQLGGRMPISPSLGDLGEICKTAVEDASAAHPQCKFELSTTGEMIGDFDAARLAQLFSNLLNNAAQYRTDDQPVSITACGDADTAVVQVKNFGRQIPEASLKSIFDPLVQLAISDDHKAPNATSIGLGLFIAREIASAHGGTIGAESSLECGTVFTVRLPRVSLNEGANGG; translated from the coding sequence GTGAAACTATCGCGCTTTATAAGCGGCCATCTGGAGCCGATCCTGGAAGAGTGGGAACTCTTCGCCAGGTCACTCCCCATTCCTGGAACCGCCATCTCGAAAGCGGAATTGCGCGATCATGCTAAGCAGATGCTGGAAACCATCGTGCGCGACATGGATGTCATCGAGAACGCGGCGCAGCGGAAAAAGAAATCGACCACGGGCGTATCGGAAATAACGGGCAAGGAAACGGCAGCCGCCACGCATGGTTCCCTGCGCCAGCAGATTGGCTTCACGCTGCCGCAGCTGACGGCGGAATTTCGCGCGATGCGGGCCAGCGTACTGCGCCTGTGGATGGCACAGGTGTCGGTGACGTCGAAAACGGCGACGCTGGATATCTTGCGCTTCAATGAAGCGATAGACCAGGCGCTGCAGGAATCGGCCATACGGTATTCGCAGCAGAGCGACCGCACCCGCAATACCTTTCTCGCCATCCTCAGCCACGATCTGCGCAGTCCGCTAAGCACGATGACGATGGCGGGTGCGCTGCTGAGCAGGCCGAGCGCGAGCGCATCTTCCACGGTGCAGATCGGTGCACGGGTCGCCCGCAGCGCGGCCACCATGACAACCATGGTGAACGATCTGCTGGAATTTGCCAGGACTCAACTGGGGGGGCGCATGCCCATTTCGCCCAGCTTGGGCGATCTGGGGGAAATCTGCAAAACGGCCGTCGAGGATGCCTCGGCCGCCCACCCGCAATGCAAGTTTGAACTGAGTACCACGGGCGAGATGATCGGCGATTTCGATGCGGCCCGCCTTGCCCAGCTGTTCTCCAATTTACTCAACAATGCTGCGCAATACCGCACCGACGATCAGCCCGTGAGCATCACGGCCTGCGGCGATGCCGATACGGCGGTGGTGCAAGTGAAGAATTTCGGCCGCCAGATCCCGGAAGCGTCGCTGAAGAGCATTTTCGACCCCCTCGTACAGCTGGCCATTTCCGACGATCACAAGGCGCCAAATGCCACCAGTATCGGCTTGGGTCTGTTTATCGCGCGTGAAATTGCCAGCGCACATGGCGGCACCATCGGCGCCGAGTCGAGCCTGGAATGCGGCACGGTGTTTACCGTGCGGCTACCTAGGGTATCGCTGAACGAAGGAGCGAACGGCGGCTAG
- a CDS encoding HD domain-containing protein: MSEHARRATLERAIEIAAATHAGQKDKGGAPYILHPLRVMLRVAPGAQQIVAVLHDVVEDSDGKISFDDLAREGFSQEVIDGVRAVTRIDGESYEDFIARAALNPVGKAVKLADLAENSDLSRIEAPTQKDLERVEKYRRAIGVFGGELS; this comes from the coding sequence ATGAGTGAACACGCAAGACGCGCCACCCTGGAGCGCGCGATTGAAATTGCCGCCGCCACCCATGCCGGCCAGAAGGACAAGGGCGGCGCGCCGTACATACTCCACCCCTTGCGCGTCATGCTGCGCGTCGCCCCCGGCGCCCAGCAGATTGTCGCCGTGCTACATGATGTAGTGGAAGACAGCGACGGAAAAATCAGCTTCGACGACCTGGCACGCGAAGGATTTTCCCAGGAAGTCATCGACGGCGTGCGTGCCGTGACCAGGATCGATGGCGAATCGTATGAGGATTTCATTGCCCGTGCGGCCTTGAACCCGGTCGGCAAGGCCGTCAAGCTGGCTGATCTGGCTGAGAATAGTGATTTGTCGAGGATAGAGGCGCCGACGCAGAAGGATCTGGAGAGGGTGGAGAAGTATCGGAGGGCGATTGGGGTTTTTGGTGGTGAATTGAGTTGA
- a CDS encoding RelA/SpoT domain-containing protein: protein MSFPIPEFSRKQVQRAGYTLVNFEESEGDFDMDAWHDAFLVLTNWRACHGYPINTFQATLRNKLKKIDPDALVAQRLKRTPSIINKLQRIKGMNLARMQDIGGLRAVVNSLPQLQILHQEYKTTIFTHTLVSEYDYVKEPKESGYRSVHLIYRYKLRYDSPYDGLQLELQMRTKLQHAWATAVETMGTFLRHSLKSSEGPDEWLNFFALVSSAFAHSEKMPLVPGYEHLSKAETYRKTKVDSERLGVREKLERFSSAVRAIPTTGKKRAAYYLVELQLTGDDSNVKITSFARDKLEEANTQYSSAEREAKSTGTQVVLVAAGSIESLKRAYPNYFLDTHEFLTQLEKIARSKFSIVE, encoded by the coding sequence ATGAGCTTTCCCATACCAGAATTTTCAAGGAAGCAAGTGCAGCGGGCCGGATATACTTTGGTAAATTTCGAGGAGAGTGAAGGTGATTTTGACATGGATGCTTGGCATGATGCATTTCTTGTGCTTACAAACTGGAGAGCTTGTCACGGTTACCCAATAAATACGTTTCAAGCAACTTTAAGGAACAAGCTAAAAAAAATTGATCCTGATGCACTTGTTGCGCAACGGCTGAAAAGAACGCCGTCGATTATAAATAAATTGCAACGAATAAAAGGAATGAATTTAGCTCGGATGCAAGATATCGGCGGATTGCGTGCCGTTGTAAATTCGTTGCCGCAGCTTCAGATTCTCCACCAAGAATATAAAACTACGATTTTCACGCACACATTGGTTTCCGAATATGATTATGTGAAAGAGCCAAAAGAATCTGGGTATCGCAGCGTTCATCTTATTTATAGGTACAAACTACGCTACGATTCGCCTTATGATGGCCTTCAACTTGAACTTCAAATGCGAACTAAGTTACAGCATGCATGGGCTACGGCAGTTGAAACAATGGGGACATTCCTTCGGCATTCTTTGAAGTCGAGCGAAGGGCCGGATGAATGGCTAAATTTTTTTGCACTTGTATCTTCGGCTTTTGCCCACTCCGAGAAAATGCCACTCGTGCCAGGCTATGAACACCTATCAAAGGCCGAAACGTACAGGAAGACGAAAGTAGACTCCGAGCGTTTAGGAGTGAGAGAAAAGCTCGAACGATTTAGTAGTGCGGTACGTGCAATCCCCACTACCGGAAAGAAAAGAGCGGCTTACTACCTAGTTGAACTTCAACTTACGGGAGATGACTCTAATGTGAAAATCACCTCGTTTGCAAGGGATAAGCTAGAAGAGGCAAATACGCAGTACAGCAGCGCTGAACGAGAGGCCAAATCGACCGGCACACAAGTAGTATTGGTTGCTGCAGGCTCTATTGAATCTCTAAAGCGTGCATACCCGAACTATTTTCTTGATACTCACGAATTTTTGACGCAGCTTGAAAAAATTGCACGAAGCAAGTTTTCGATTGTTGAGTAA
- a CDS encoding HAD family hydrolase: protein MITDQLPAPRAILFDLDGTLADTAPDLAAAINLLRARAGLAPTPYDILRPTASAGARGMIGASYGVQPGESGYEALKDGFLNNYEAALAVESRLFDGIPALLDGLQALGLAWGVVTNKAARFTDPLVGQIGLSAAGCVISGDTMAHPKPHPAPLLEAARRLDLAPADCWYVGDDLRDIQAGRAAGMRTVACAWGYCGPVEPQHWNADHLLDTPQALLELVSEVVKAAQARQLAA from the coding sequence ATGATTACAGACCAACTGCCAGCCCCGCGCGCCATCCTGTTCGACCTCGACGGCACCCTGGCCGACACCGCGCCCGACCTGGCAGCGGCCATCAATCTGTTGCGCGCGCGCGCCGGCCTGGCGCCGACCCCGTATGACATCCTGCGCCCCACCGCCTCGGCCGGCGCGCGCGGCATGATAGGCGCGTCCTATGGCGTCCAGCCTGGCGAAAGCGGCTACGAAGCGCTGAAAGACGGCTTCCTGAACAATTACGAAGCAGCCCTGGCCGTGGAAAGCCGTTTATTCGACGGCATCCCTGCCCTCCTCGACGGCTTGCAAGCACTGGGCCTGGCCTGGGGCGTGGTCACCAACAAGGCCGCCCGCTTCACCGACCCGCTGGTGGGCCAGATCGGCCTGAGCGCCGCCGGCTGCGTGATCTCGGGCGACACCATGGCCCACCCGAAACCGCACCCCGCCCCCCTGCTGGAAGCGGCGCGCCGCCTGGACCTGGCGCCAGCAGATTGCTGGTACGTGGGTGACGACCTGCGCGACATCCAGGCTGGCCGCGCCGCCGGCATGCGCACGGTAGCCTGCGCCTGGGGCTACTGCGGCCCTGTCGAGCCGCAGCACTGGAACGCCGACCATTTGCTGGACACGCCGCAAGCCCTGCTGGAACTGGTCAGTGAGGTGGTAAAGGCGGCGCAGGCGCGGCAACTGGCGGCGTAA
- the ubiG gene encoding bifunctional 2-polyprenyl-6-hydroxyphenol methylase/3-demethylubiquinol 3-O-methyltransferase UbiG, which yields MNADPLEIQKFSELAHRWWDPTSEFRPLHEINPLRLEWINAKVPLAGKRVIDIGCGGGILAESMARKGADVTGIDLSDKALKVADLHSLESGAKVRYKLIAAEAMAEEEPGQYDVVTCMEMLEHVPDPAAIVKACATLVKPGGHVFLSTLNRNPKAYLFAILGAEYILRLLPKGTHDYDKFITPAELSQYTRSAGLDLNSMRGMGYNPLTKIYSLNSDTSVNYLVACTRPL from the coding sequence ATGAACGCCGACCCCCTTGAAATCCAAAAATTCAGTGAGCTGGCCCACCGCTGGTGGGACCCCACTTCCGAGTTTCGTCCCTTGCACGAAATTAACCCCCTGCGCCTGGAATGGATCAACGCGAAAGTGCCGCTGGCCGGCAAGCGCGTGATCGACATCGGCTGCGGCGGCGGCATCCTGGCCGAATCGATGGCCCGCAAGGGTGCCGACGTGACGGGCATCGACCTGTCCGACAAGGCCTTGAAAGTTGCCGACCTGCATAGCCTGGAATCGGGCGCCAAGGTGCGCTACAAGCTGATCGCCGCCGAAGCCATGGCCGAGGAAGAGCCGGGCCAGTACGACGTCGTGACCTGCATGGAAATGCTCGAGCACGTGCCGGACCCCGCCGCCATCGTCAAGGCCTGCGCCACCCTGGTCAAGCCGGGCGGCCACGTCTTCCTGTCGACCCTGAACCGCAACCCGAAAGCGTATCTGTTCGCCATCCTGGGTGCCGAATACATCCTGCGCCTGCTGCCGAAAGGCACGCACGATTATGACAAATTCATCACCCCGGCAGAACTGTCGCAATACACGCGCAGCGCCGGCCTGGATCTCAACAGCATGCGCGGCATGGGCTACAATCCGCTGACCAAGATTTACTCACTTAATAGCGATACCAGCGTCAATTATTTGGTGGCCTGCACCCGGCCGCTGTAA
- the ompA gene encoding outer membrane protein OmpA, protein MNKFVTLFFAASAVIAGSASAQTPTSPPFAPVTTDIKAPSPKSAYVQDARGVIVRDPFGLCWRTGYWTPADAVPGCDVPLCVEPETLQDGKCVAPPAPVVPAPAPAPVVPVPVVVAPTSEKVSFAADAFFDFDKATLKPEGKAKLDELSAQLGGINLEVIIAVGHTDSVGTDAYNQKLSVRRADAVKAYLVTKGVESNRVYTEGKGEKQPVADNKTAEGRAKNRRVEIEVVGTRNK, encoded by the coding sequence ATGAATAAATTTGTAACGCTGTTTTTCGCTGCATCCGCAGTGATTGCTGGCTCGGCTTCGGCCCAAACCCCAACCTCCCCACCATTCGCGCCAGTTACCACTGACATCAAAGCACCAAGCCCAAAAAGCGCTTACGTGCAAGATGCCCGCGGCGTGATCGTGCGCGATCCATTCGGTCTGTGCTGGCGCACCGGCTACTGGACACCTGCTGACGCGGTGCCAGGTTGCGACGTGCCACTGTGCGTTGAGCCAGAAACCCTGCAAGACGGCAAATGCGTAGCTCCACCAGCGCCAGTCGTACCAGCACCTGCACCAGCACCTGTCGTACCAGTACCAGTCGTCGTTGCTCCTACCTCGGAAAAAGTCAGCTTCGCTGCTGATGCATTCTTCGATTTCGACAAAGCTACGCTGAAGCCAGAAGGCAAAGCCAAGCTGGACGAGCTGTCCGCACAACTGGGTGGCATCAACCTGGAAGTCATCATCGCTGTGGGTCACACCGATTCCGTCGGCACCGATGCTTACAACCAAAAACTGTCGGTACGTCGTGCTGATGCTGTCAAAGCCTACCTGGTCACCAAAGGCGTTGAAAGCAACCGCGTGTACACCGAAGGCAAAGGCGAAAAACAACCTGTTGCTGATAACAAAACTGCCGAAGGCCGTGCGAAAAACCGTCGCGTGGAAATCGAAGTTGTTGGTACCCGCAACAAGTAA
- the gyrA gene encoding DNA gyrase subunit A, translated as MDQFAKETIPISLEEEMRKSYLDYAMSVIVGRALPDARDGLKPVHRRVLFAMHEMNNVWNRPYVKCARVVGETMGKYHPHGDASIYDTLVRMAQDFSLRYMLVDGQGNFGSVDGDGAAAMRYTECRLDKIAGELLADIDKDTVDFQPNYDGKEKEPTVLPTRIPNLLINGSSGIAVGMATNIPPHNITEVIDGALHVLRNPECTIDELIELIPAPDFPTAGIIYGVSGVRDGYRTGRGRVVMRAKTHFEEYGKDGGRIAIIVDELPFQVNKKSLLERIAENVRDKKLDGISDIRDESDKSGMRVVIELKRGEVPEVVLNNLYKQTQLQDTFGMNMVALVDGQPKLLNLKQMLQCFLSHRREVVTRRTVFELRKARERGHVLEGLAVALANIDDFIAIIKAAPTPPIAKVELMAKAWDSSVVREMLARTGDGTTPGGIDAYRPENLPKHYGMQTDGLYKLSDDQAQEILQMRLQRLTGLEQDKIVNEYKDVMEHIADLLDILAKPERVTVIITDEMTAAKNEYGAGNKDVRRSQIELNATDLETEDLITPQDMVVTLSHTGYMKAQPISEYRAQKRGGRGKQAMATKEEDWIDQLFIANTHDYILCFSDRGRMYWLKVWEVPQGSRNSRGKPIVNMFPLQDNEKITVILPLSGENRTFPEDHYVFMSTSLGTVKKTPLKDFSNPRKAGIIAVDLDDGDFLIGAALTDGQHDVMLFSDSGKAVRFDENDVRPMGRTARGVRGMNLEEGQHVIALLVAENEQQSVLTATENGYGKRTPITEYTRHGRGTKGMIAIQTSERNGKVVAATLVDTSDEIMLITTGGVLIRTRVSEIREMGRATQGVTLIAVEDGTKLSGLQRVVETDIDEVELTTEAGLEAAAAPAAAEPADPVDPAQPE; from the coding sequence ATGGATCAATTCGCAAAAGAAACAATTCCTATTTCCCTCGAAGAAGAGATGCGCAAGAGCTACCTCGATTACGCCATGAGCGTGATCGTCGGTCGCGCCTTGCCCGATGCGCGTGATGGCTTGAAGCCAGTGCACCGCCGCGTCTTGTTCGCGATGCATGAAATGAATAACGTGTGGAACCGCCCTTACGTCAAGTGCGCCCGCGTGGTCGGCGAAACCATGGGTAAATACCATCCCCACGGCGATGCCTCGATCTACGACACGCTGGTGCGCATGGCGCAAGATTTTTCGCTGCGCTACATGCTCGTCGATGGCCAGGGCAACTTCGGTTCCGTCGACGGCGATGGCGCCGCGGCGATGCGTTATACCGAGTGCCGCCTGGACAAGATCGCCGGTGAGCTGCTGGCCGATATCGACAAGGATACCGTCGACTTCCAGCCCAACTACGATGGCAAGGAAAAGGAACCGACGGTCTTGCCGACGCGAATCCCGAACCTGCTGATCAATGGCTCGTCCGGTATCGCGGTCGGCATGGCGACGAACATTCCGCCACACAATATTACCGAAGTCATCGATGGCGCGCTGCACGTGCTGCGCAACCCGGAATGCACGATCGATGAATTGATCGAGCTCATTCCCGCTCCCGATTTCCCTACTGCCGGCATCATCTATGGCGTGTCGGGCGTGCGCGACGGCTATCGCACCGGCCGCGGCCGCGTGGTGATGCGCGCCAAGACCCACTTCGAAGAATACGGCAAGGATGGCGGCCGCATCGCCATCATCGTCGACGAGCTGCCATTCCAGGTCAACAAGAAATCCTTGCTGGAACGCATCGCCGAGAACGTGCGCGACAAGAAGCTCGACGGCATTTCCGACATCCGCGATGAATCCGACAAGTCGGGTATGCGCGTGGTGATCGAGCTGAAACGGGGTGAAGTGCCGGAAGTGGTGCTGAACAACCTGTACAAGCAGACCCAGTTGCAAGATACCTTCGGCATGAACATGGTGGCCCTGGTCGATGGTCAGCCGAAGCTGCTGAACCTCAAGCAGATGCTGCAATGCTTCCTGTCGCACCGCCGCGAAGTGGTCACGCGCCGTACCGTGTTCGAACTGCGCAAGGCGCGCGAACGGGGCCACGTACTCGAAGGCCTGGCTGTCGCGCTGGCCAATATCGATGACTTCATCGCCATCATCAAGGCCGCGCCGACGCCGCCGATCGCCAAGGTCGAGCTGATGGCCAAGGCCTGGGACTCATCCGTCGTGCGCGAAATGCTGGCCCGCACGGGCGACGGCACGACGCCGGGCGGCATCGATGCCTACCGTCCGGAAAACCTGCCGAAGCACTACGGCATGCAGACGGATGGCCTGTACAAGCTGTCAGACGACCAGGCGCAGGAAATTTTGCAGATGCGCCTGCAGCGCCTGACCGGCCTGGAGCAGGACAAGATCGTCAACGAGTACAAGGACGTGATGGAACATATCGCCGACTTGCTCGACATCCTGGCCAAGCCGGAACGCGTCACCGTCATCATCACCGATGAAATGACGGCGGCGAAGAACGAATACGGCGCCGGCAACAAGGACGTGCGCCGCTCGCAGATCGAGCTCAATGCCACCGACCTGGAAACGGAAGACCTGATTACGCCGCAAGACATGGTCGTGACCCTGTCGCACACCGGTTACATGAAGGCGCAGCCGATTTCCGAGTACCGCGCACAGAAGCGCGGCGGACGCGGCAAGCAGGCCATGGCGACCAAAGAGGAAGACTGGATCGACCAGCTGTTCATCGCCAACACGCACGACTACATCCTGTGCTTCTCGGATCGTGGCCGCATGTACTGGTTGAAGGTGTGGGAAGTGCCGCAAGGCTCGCGCAATTCGCGCGGCAAGCCGATCGTCAACATGTTCCCACTGCAAGACAACGAAAAGATCACCGTGATCCTGCCGCTGTCGGGCGAGAACCGCACGTTCCCGGAAGACCATTACGTCTTCATGTCGACCAGCCTGGGCACCGTCAAGAAAACGCCGCTGAAGGACTTCAGCAACCCACGCAAGGCCGGCATCATCGCGGTCGACCTGGACGATGGCGACTTCCTGATCGGCGCGGCGCTGACCGATGGTCAGCACGACGTGATGCTGTTCTCCGATTCGGGCAAGGCAGTGCGCTTCGACGAAAACGATGTGCGTCCGATGGGTCGCACGGCGCGCGGCGTGCGCGGCATGAACCTGGAAGAGGGCCAGCACGTGATCGCCCTGCTGGTGGCCGAGAACGAGCAGCAGTCGGTGCTGACGGCCACGGAAAACGGCTACGGCAAGCGTACGCCGATCACCGAGTACACGCGCCATGGCCGTGGCACGAAGGGCATGATCGCCATCCAGACCAGCGAGCGCAACGGTAAAGTGGTTGCCGCGACCCTGGTCGATACCAGCGATGAAATCATGCTGATCACCACCGGTGGCGTCCTGATCCGCACTCGCGTGTCGGAAATCCGCGAGATGGGCCGCGCGACGCAGGGCGTGACCCTGATCGCCGTGGAAGACGGCACCAAGCTGTCCGGCCTGCAGCGCGTGGTCGAGACGGATATCGACGAAGTCGAGCTGACGACGGAGGCGGGCCTGGAGGCCGCGGCTGCGCCGGCAGCGGCTGAACCAGCCGATCCTGTTGATCCGGCCCAGCCGGAGTAA
- a CDS encoding DUF2059 domain-containing protein, with protein MRKIVATFFAAFSLAFLATLPAQAQSAQATPARQAAPSPAMKVAVRRMLDAMQFPQLTRSIFDQMLQSVPAMIRQSAQQQISSNPKLDEQRKARALASAEEEIPVAIATLTQVLADPTLIDDLSAEMVPLYARFYTVQEVEQLTAFYKSPLGRKMLATMPQLSAESMAISQRVLIPRVNAVLEQVMRAATQSPQ; from the coding sequence ATGAGAAAAATCGTCGCCACCTTCTTCGCCGCGTTTTCGCTGGCCTTCCTTGCAACCCTGCCGGCCCAGGCCCAGAGCGCGCAAGCCACGCCCGCCCGCCAGGCCGCGCCCAGTCCCGCCATGAAAGTGGCCGTGCGGCGCATGCTCGACGCGATGCAGTTCCCGCAGCTTACGCGCAGCATCTTCGACCAGATGCTGCAATCGGTGCCCGCCATGATCCGCCAGTCGGCGCAGCAGCAAATCAGCAGCAACCCGAAGCTGGACGAGCAGCGCAAGGCGCGCGCGCTGGCCAGCGCCGAGGAGGAAATCCCCGTCGCTATCGCCACCCTGACGCAGGTACTGGCCGACCCGACCCTGATCGACGATCTGAGCGCCGAAATGGTGCCCCTGTACGCGCGTTTTTACACGGTGCAGGAAGTTGAGCAGCTGACGGCCTTCTACAAGTCGCCGCTGGGACGCAAGATGCTGGCCACGATGCCGCAACTGTCGGCCGAGTCGATGGCCATCAGCCAGCGCGTGCTGATCCCCCGCGTGAATGCCGTGCTTGAGCAAGTCATGCGGGCGGCCACGCAGTCGCCCCAATAA
- the serC gene encoding 3-phosphoserine/phosphohydroxythreonine transaminase — MTHIYNFSAGPAVLPKEVLAQAAAEMQDWHGSGMSVMEMSHRGPEFISIYKQAVADLRELLAVPENYKILFLQGGGLGENAIIPMNLVGLAAQQPATIDFVHTGSWSGKSIQEAAKYANVNVAASSKAARFTGVPPVSEWKLTPGAAYLHICTNETIDGVEFQQAPNLPAGTTIVADMSSHILSRVIDVSQYGVIFGGAQKNIGPAGLTLVIVREDLLGKALPICPSAFEWTIVAEHESMYNTPPTYGIYIAGLVFQWLKRQGGVAAMEQRNIDKAALLYAALDADDFYQNRVDPAYRSRMTIPFYLRDESLNDAFLAGAKQRGLLQLKGHKSVGGMRASIYNAMPIEGVQALVNYLNEFAGR, encoded by the coding sequence GTGACCCATATCTACAATTTCTCCGCCGGCCCCGCCGTCCTGCCCAAGGAAGTGCTGGCCCAGGCGGCTGCGGAAATGCAGGACTGGCATGGCAGCGGCATGTCGGTGATGGAAATGAGCCACCGTGGTCCCGAATTCATTTCCATCTACAAGCAGGCGGTGGCCGACCTGCGCGAACTGCTGGCGGTACCCGAGAACTACAAGATTCTGTTCCTGCAGGGTGGTGGTCTGGGCGAGAACGCCATCATCCCCATGAACCTGGTGGGCCTGGCCGCGCAGCAGCCGGCCACCATCGACTTCGTGCACACGGGCTCGTGGTCGGGCAAGTCGATCCAGGAAGCGGCCAAGTACGCCAACGTCAATGTGGCCGCGTCCTCCAAGGCCGCCCGTTTCACGGGCGTGCCGCCGGTCTCCGAGTGGAAGCTCACGCCGGGCGCTGCCTATCTGCACATCTGCACCAATGAAACCATCGATGGCGTGGAATTCCAGCAAGCGCCGAATCTGCCAGCAGGGACCACCATCGTGGCCGATATGTCCTCGCACATTTTGTCGCGTGTCATTGACGTATCGCAATATGGCGTCATTTTTGGCGGCGCGCAAAAGAATATCGGCCCGGCTGGCCTGACCCTGGTCATCGTGCGCGAAGATTTGCTGGGCAAGGCGCTGCCGATCTGCCCGTCCGCTTTCGAATGGACCATCGTGGCCGAACATGAATCGATGTACAACACGCCGCCCACCTACGGCATCTATATCGCCGGCCTGGTTTTCCAGTGGCTCAAACGCCAAGGTGGCGTGGCAGCCATGGAACAGCGTAATATTGACAAAGCGGCGCTGCTGTACGCGGCGCTCGATGCGGACGATTTCTACCAGAACCGGGTCGACCCCGCATACCGCTCGCGCATGACCATCCCGTTCTATCTGCGCGACGAAAGCTTGAACGACGCATTCCTGGCCGGCGCGAAACAGCGCGGCCTGCTGCAACTGAAGGGCCACAAGTCCGTCGGCGGCATGCGTGCATCGATCTATAACGCGATGCCGATCGAGGGCGTGCAAGCCCTGGTCAATTATTTGAACGAGTTTGCCGGACGCTAG